In the Silvanigrella aquatica genome, CAATCCCTCCTGCCGCAATAACAGGAATCGAAAGAAGATTTTGCATTTGCTGGAGCAGTACAAGAGTTGTAATTTCATCGCGGCCATTGTGACCGCCAGCTTCAAATCCTTCTACGACGACAGCATCTACACCGGCATCTTGGCATTTTAAGGCAAACTCGGGCGTGCTGACGACATGAACGACGATGCATCCTTCTTTTTTTAATAAAGGAGTCCATTTTTTAGGAGAACCGGCACTGGTAAAAAATATACGAATCCCTTCATTCAGAGCCACATGAATTTGTTCTTCCGTTTTTTCGTAAAGTAACGGGATATTTACTCCAATTGATTTTTGAGTCAAGTTCTTCGCTTTTTTTATTTGTTCCTTTAATATCTCGGGATACATGCTACCTGCGCCTAATAAACCGAGACATCCTGAATTAGCAGCAGCAGCAGCTAATTTTCCACCACTGACCCAAACCATTCCTGCTTGGACAATGGGGTTTTCAATTTCAAATAATTTTAAAATTCTACTTTCTGGCCATTTTAAACTTTGT is a window encoding:
- a CDS encoding NAD(P)H-dependent flavin oxidoreductase; its protein translation is MNPQSLKWPESRILKLFEIENPIVQAGMVWVSGGKLAAAAANSGCLGLLGAGSMYPEILKEQIKKAKNLTQKSIGVNIPLLYEKTEEQIHVALNEGIRIFFTSAGSPKKWTPLLKKEGCIVVHVVSTPEFALKCQDAGVDAVVVEGFEAGGHNGRDEITTLVLLQQMQNLLSIPVIAAGGIGSGQAILAALALGAEGVQIGTAFASTIESSAHINFKHAMCQARFNSTFLRMKKLVPVRLLENEFAKTVALAEERCANKEELEELLGKGRAKEGMLHGNLQEGELEVGQIVSEIKDILTCAKLVEKFKIEFLEAKKRLH